In the genome of Mucilaginibacter defluvii, one region contains:
- a CDS encoding thymidylate synthase, whose translation MKQYLDLMRHVIANGTQKHDRTGTGTISVFGYQMRFNLQEGFPMVTTKKLHLKSIIHELIWFLQGDTNIKYLKDNGVRIWDEWADADGNLGPVYGHQWRSWPTPDGGHIDQISQIIDQIKKNPDSRRIIVSAWNVAEVNKMALPPCHTLFQFYVADGKLSCQLYQRSADIFLGVPFNIASYALLTMMVAQVCGLQPGDFIHTFGDAHIYNNHLEQVNLQLSREPRPLPTMRINPAVSNIFDFKYEDFTLENYDPHPHIKGVVAV comes from the coding sequence ATGAAACAGTATTTAGACCTGATGCGCCATGTGATAGCGAACGGAACCCAGAAGCACGACCGCACAGGCACGGGCACCATCAGCGTTTTTGGCTACCAGATGCGTTTTAACTTACAGGAAGGCTTCCCGATGGTGACCACCAAGAAGCTGCACCTTAAATCGATCATCCACGAATTGATATGGTTTTTGCAGGGCGACACCAACATTAAATATTTAAAAGATAACGGCGTACGCATTTGGGATGAGTGGGCCGATGCCGATGGCAACCTGGGGCCGGTTTACGGGCACCAGTGGCGCTCGTGGCCTACGCCGGATGGCGGGCATATCGACCAGATCAGCCAGATCATCGATCAGATCAAAAAAAATCCTGATTCGCGCCGCATCATCGTTTCGGCATGGAACGTGGCCGAGGTAAACAAAATGGCATTGCCACCCTGCCATACCCTGTTCCAGTTTTATGTAGCCGATGGCAAACTATCGTGCCAGTTGTACCAGCGCAGTGCCGATATATTTTTGGGCGTGCCGTTCAACATCGCGTCATACGCGCTGCTTACTATGATGGTGGCTCAGGTATGCGGCCTGCAACCCGGTGATTTTATCCACACCTTTGGCGATGCCCATATTTACAATAATCACCTGGAGCAGGTAAACCTGCAGCTCAGTCGCGAGCCCAGGCCGCTGCCTACCATGCGCATAAACCCCGCTGTGAGCAATATTTTTGATTTTAAGTACGAAGACTTCACGCTGGAGAATTATGACCCGCATCCGCACATTAAAGGAGTAGTAGCGGTTTAG